In Pseudomonas putida, a genomic segment contains:
- the tssJ gene encoding type VI secretion system lipoprotein TssJ, translated as MTRRLLFLIALASAFVASAGCTTMSKLGQVIMDPSVPVGQPEDQPTEVAFSINVSPTINRNPNSLAAILEEKPEVEPFAYAASLNTEQFPATAPQEMEHDTEVEPAQLPVVEDTPGSYDDPAFLLDSPNDTAEASEQIATPIAIKILQLRDDSLLRSSLYQTLDSDLAKTLRSTYIHDDDYLLFPGQFKFVPFTKVHAETRYIAVIADYGSQQDATWKQVLRIEPQGRHIVLSLQVQDSQLILKEEGR; from the coding sequence ATGACTCGCCGCTTGCTGTTCCTGATCGCGCTGGCGTCTGCGTTCGTCGCCAGCGCAGGCTGCACCACCATGAGCAAACTGGGTCAGGTCATCATGGACCCCTCCGTGCCCGTGGGCCAACCTGAAGATCAGCCCACCGAGGTTGCTTTCAGTATCAACGTCAGCCCTACGATCAATCGCAATCCCAACAGCCTTGCCGCCATCCTCGAGGAAAAACCCGAGGTGGAGCCTTTCGCCTACGCGGCAAGCCTCAACACAGAACAATTTCCAGCGACCGCACCTCAGGAGATGGAACACGACACCGAAGTGGAACCGGCCCAATTGCCCGTTGTAGAGGACACCCCCGGTAGCTACGACGATCCAGCCTTTCTCCTGGATTCACCCAACGACACAGCCGAAGCCTCGGAGCAGATAGCCACGCCCATCGCCATAAAAATCCTGCAGCTACGGGACGATTCCCTGCTGCGCAGTAGCCTGTATCAAACGCTCGACAGCGACCTGGCGAAAACACTGCGCAGTACATACATCCACGATGACGACTACCTGCTCTTCCCTGGACAGTTCAAGTTTGTGCCCTTCACAAAGGTCCATGCCGAGACTCGCTACATAGCCGTGATTGCCGATTACGGCTCCCAGCAGGACGCGACCTGGAAGCAGGTGCTAAGGATCGAGCCCCAAGGCCGGCACATAGTCCTCTCGCTGCAGGTCCAGGACTCGCAGTTGATCCTGAAGGAAGAAGGCCGATGA
- a CDS encoding type VI secretion system Vgr family protein, with translation MPSQSDLRFTFQPLVGTTQLEVVSFSLTEAVSTPFELTLELISFEKNVNFAHLLDKPVLFTLWRADRPVRYVHGLVSSFTQGETGFYRTRYHAVVEPQLARAALRSNWRIFQHKTVPQILEIMLKRQGIIRHEISSNFNHQVREFCVQAGETDLEFIARLAAEEGFVYRFEHTAKQHRLIFTDHVLTLGQLSRGAIEQESEHRANDSQKPKIDTVLYHANSGGDQPGPCLRRLRYSEQVRTSRQVQRDYTFTNPAYRQEHLAGIEQSPDYERFDYPGRYKRDAVGKPFTATRFSALRHDARIAEVIGDDERLQAGLSFTLTEHPREDLNVHWRVIEVKHEGSQFTSLQEEAAGADRGTHYQHTALLVPGMAEWRPKSLPKPRVDGPHMATVVGPPGEEIYCDEWGRVKVSFPWDRESKNNEFSSCWVRVSQGWAGGGWGAMAIPRVGQDVIIQYVNADPDQPMITGRTYCGNQLPPYELPQHKTRMTIKSKTHKGRGFNELRFEDELGRQEVFMHAERDQNNVVKHDETTSVGHNRIEQVGNDEQLTVGHDLRQETGRDRIHLIGRSCQVNIGHNLTEEVKNDRSESTGANHRMAIGGHSALFVKGHQTINVGEGVSQQTTVYELKSSERIEFRSPGGSIVLDQEGVTINGRTLTLLGPTTAGANGEGNTVALDLTPEGNTVCEEKRR, from the coding sequence ATGCCTAGCCAATCCGACCTGCGTTTCACCTTCCAACCCCTGGTCGGCACGACGCAGCTCGAAGTGGTGTCGTTCTCACTCACGGAGGCAGTGAGCACACCCTTCGAACTGACCCTTGAGCTGATCAGCTTCGAGAAGAACGTCAACTTCGCCCATCTGCTCGACAAGCCCGTGCTCTTCACCCTCTGGCGCGCTGATCGCCCGGTGCGTTACGTGCACGGCCTGGTCAGCAGCTTCACCCAAGGCGAGACCGGTTTCTACCGCACCCGCTATCACGCCGTGGTCGAGCCGCAGTTGGCACGTGCCGCCCTGCGCTCGAACTGGCGCATCTTCCAGCACAAGACCGTTCCACAGATTCTCGAGATCATGCTCAAGCGCCAGGGCATCATCCGCCATGAAATCTCCAGCAACTTCAACCATCAAGTCCGGGAGTTCTGTGTCCAGGCCGGTGAGACCGACCTCGAATTCATTGCCCGCCTGGCAGCCGAGGAAGGCTTCGTCTACCGCTTCGAGCACACTGCCAAGCAGCACAGACTGATCTTCACCGACCATGTGCTCACCCTCGGGCAACTCAGTCGCGGCGCCATCGAGCAGGAAAGCGAACACCGTGCCAACGATTCGCAAAAGCCCAAAATCGACACCGTGCTGTACCACGCCAACAGCGGCGGCGATCAGCCCGGGCCGTGCCTGCGCCGCTTGCGCTACAGCGAGCAGGTCCGCACCTCGCGCCAGGTGCAGCGCGACTACACCTTCACCAACCCAGCCTATCGCCAGGAGCACCTGGCCGGCATCGAGCAATCCCCCGACTACGAGCGTTTCGACTATCCAGGCCGCTACAAGCGCGATGCGGTCGGCAAGCCCTTCACCGCCACCCGTTTCAGCGCGTTGCGCCATGATGCCCGGATCGCGGAAGTCATCGGCGACGACGAACGCCTGCAAGCGGGCCTGAGCTTCACCCTCACCGAGCACCCGCGCGAAGACCTCAATGTACACTGGCGCGTGATCGAGGTGAAACACGAAGGCTCCCAGTTCACCAGCCTGCAGGAAGAAGCCGCAGGTGCCGATCGCGGCACGCATTACCAGCACACTGCGCTGCTGGTTCCCGGCATGGCCGAGTGGCGCCCCAAGTCGTTGCCTAAACCGCGGGTCGACGGCCCGCACATGGCCACCGTGGTTGGCCCGCCCGGCGAAGAGATTTATTGCGACGAGTGGGGTCGGGTCAAGGTCAGCTTTCCCTGGGACCGCGAAAGCAAGAACAACGAGTTCAGTTCCTGTTGGGTGCGCGTGTCACAAGGCTGGGCCGGAGGCGGCTGGGGCGCGATGGCCATCCCCCGGGTCGGTCAGGACGTGATCATCCAATACGTCAATGCCGACCCCGACCAGCCGATGATCACCGGGCGCACCTATTGCGGCAACCAGCTGCCGCCCTACGAGCTGCCCCAACACAAGACGCGCATGACCATCAAGAGCAAGACCCATAAGGGGCGGGGCTTCAATGAACTGCGCTTCGAGGATGAGCTGGGGCGCCAGGAGGTGTTCATGCATGCCGAGCGTGATCAGAACAATGTGGTCAAGCACGATGAAACCACTAGCGTCGGACACAACCGCATCGAGCAGGTTGGCAATGACGAACAACTGACCGTTGGCCACGACCTACGACAGGAAACGGGGCGCGATCGAATCCATTTGATTGGGCGCTCCTGCCAGGTAAACATCGGCCATAACCTGACCGAAGAGGTCAAGAATGACCGATCCGAATCCACCGGTGCCAATCACCGCATGGCCATAGGCGGACATAGCGCGCTTTTTGTCAAAGGCCACCAAACCATCAATGTCGGCGAGGGAGTGAGTCAGCAAACCACTGTCTACGAGCTGAAATCCAGCGAACGTATCGAGTTCAGAAGCCCCGGCGGCAGCATCGTCCTGGATCAGGAAGGCGTCACGATCAATGGCCGAACACTCACACTTCTCGGGCCGACCACTGCGGGCGCCAATGGAGAGGGGAACACAGTTGCATTAGATCTCACGCCAGAGGGAAACACGGTCTGTGAGGAAAAGCGTCGATGA
- a CDS encoding FHA domain-containing protein has protein sequence MNTLTLSIVNYQQLQHGMSRHHRFDREGGTIGTQAADWRLLDNCKRVRPIHCEIRWAEDSFCAVDHCNRTFLNSSSRSLGQSGPMRLKDGDQLRIGNYLIQVHYQEQTVVRSLEGFFMPAQGVLAALPPAYPDDNEVEHAAVRPPPEICQALHKGMGSDPLLALDTLQHLKLAQEDNLHGLFVGDQP, from the coding sequence ATGAACACATTGACCCTCAGTATCGTCAACTACCAGCAACTGCAACACGGCATGAGCCGCCATCACCGGTTCGATCGCGAAGGAGGCACCATCGGTACCCAGGCCGCAGATTGGCGACTTCTCGACAACTGCAAACGTGTACGGCCTATCCATTGCGAAATCCGCTGGGCAGAGGACAGCTTTTGCGCTGTCGACCATTGCAACCGGACCTTTCTCAATAGCAGTTCTCGCAGCCTTGGACAGTCGGGCCCCATGCGCCTGAAGGATGGCGACCAACTTCGCATTGGCAACTATCTGATTCAGGTTCATTACCAGGAGCAAACGGTCGTTCGCTCGTTGGAAGGATTTTTCATGCCAGCGCAGGGGGTGCTCGCTGCTCTGCCGCCGGCATATCCAGACGATAACGAAGTCGAACACGCAGCGGTTCGGCCTCCTCCGGAAATATGCCAGGCACTGCACAAGGGTATGGGATCCGATCCGTTGCTGGCCTTGGACACCCTGCAGCATTTGAAGCTGGCGCAAGAAGACAACCTGCATGGCCTTTTTGTGGGGGATCAGCCATGA
- a CDS encoding Hcp family type VI secretion system effector, with amino-acid sequence MPTPAYIKIEGQTQGNITAGAFTSDSVGNVFVEGHEDEILVQEIKHQVSVPTDPQSGQPAGQRVHKPFTFTSSLNKATPLMYQALASGEMLPTVEINWYRTSVEGKQEHFFTTKLEDATIVEISTVLPHAQKKENADFTQLIEVSMAYRKIAWTHVTAGTEGSDDWRKPIV; translated from the coding sequence ATGCCAACACCCGCTTACATCAAGATCGAAGGACAAACCCAGGGCAACATCACGGCCGGTGCGTTCACTTCCGACTCGGTCGGTAACGTCTTCGTAGAAGGCCATGAAGACGAGATTCTGGTACAGGAAATCAAGCATCAGGTAAGCGTGCCCACGGACCCACAGAGCGGTCAACCTGCAGGCCAGCGGGTACACAAGCCGTTCACCTTTACCAGTTCGTTGAACAAGGCCACACCGTTGATGTACCAGGCGCTGGCGAGCGGCGAGATGCTGCCAACTGTCGAAATCAATTGGTATCGAACCTCGGTAGAGGGCAAGCAGGAACACTTCTTCACCACCAAGCTCGAGGACGCGACCATCGTTGAAATCAGCACCGTCTTGCCACACGCCCAGAAGAAAGAGAACGCAGACTTCACCCAGTTGATCGAGGTATCCATGGCCTACCGCAAGATTGCCTGGACCCACGTCACCGCAGGTACCGAAGGTTCCGACGACTGGCGCAAACCGATCGTCTGA
- the tssK gene encoding type VI secretion system baseplate subunit TssK yields MSSRNPVLWPEGLFVKPQHFQQSARASEAAFHQRLSSLNGAFYGFSELQLNDEYLSLGKIAITRARGIMPDGTAFDIPGDLAPPAPLQVTGDASQSNEIYLCLPLRTEGGREVSWPDNAANFRYLAQPYEIKDTHTADGDLVQVDLAVPNFQLRGEAQDSSAYTRLAVAKVLERRPDGGLRLDEGFYPTSLSVGAVPGLKRFLDEITHTLRERARNLAARIGSSGQSGIADIRDFNLLQAMNRWWPHFQHLARQPQTHPEQLYICMSQACGELVTFTDESRTPQDYPAYHHTDLRTSFKPLEETLRRTLSTVLQPRAISLPLISHQHGVLNSTLEDRRLIDTAAFILAVHADLPAEDLRQQFLQRTKVTSLVATSELVPYLLDGMTLLPLPVAPRDLPFHAGFCYFELEQRGPAWESMKDSNGFGIQISGEIPGLQLQFWAIRSE; encoded by the coding sequence ATGAGCTCACGTAACCCCGTCCTGTGGCCCGAAGGCTTGTTCGTCAAGCCCCAGCACTTCCAGCAATCGGCCCGAGCCAGTGAGGCAGCGTTTCACCAACGCCTGAGCAGTCTCAACGGAGCCTTCTACGGTTTCAGCGAACTCCAGTTGAACGATGAATACCTGAGCCTCGGAAAGATCGCCATTACCCGTGCACGGGGCATCATGCCCGATGGCACCGCGTTTGACATTCCTGGTGACCTCGCCCCTCCAGCGCCTCTGCAAGTCACCGGCGACGCATCACAGTCCAACGAAATCTACCTGTGCCTGCCACTGCGCACGGAGGGTGGCCGGGAGGTCAGTTGGCCAGACAACGCTGCGAACTTTCGCTATCTCGCCCAGCCTTACGAAATCAAGGACACCCACACTGCGGACGGTGACTTGGTACAAGTCGACCTGGCAGTACCGAACTTCCAACTCAGGGGAGAAGCGCAGGACAGCAGCGCCTATACCCGCCTTGCCGTGGCCAAGGTCCTTGAACGTCGCCCTGATGGAGGACTGCGACTGGACGAAGGCTTTTATCCCACGAGCCTTTCGGTAGGAGCAGTGCCTGGCCTCAAACGCTTTCTCGACGAGATCACCCATACACTGCGCGAGCGCGCCAGGAACCTGGCAGCACGTATCGGCTCGTCGGGCCAGTCCGGTATCGCGGACATCCGTGACTTCAACCTGCTGCAAGCCATGAACCGTTGGTGGCCGCATTTCCAGCACCTGGCGCGCCAGCCGCAGACCCATCCAGAGCAACTCTATATCTGCATGAGCCAGGCGTGCGGCGAACTGGTGACCTTCACCGATGAGAGCAGGACGCCTCAGGATTATCCCGCTTATCACCACACGGATCTTCGTACCTCGTTCAAGCCACTGGAAGAGACGCTGCGCCGAACGCTGAGCACCGTGCTCCAACCGCGTGCGATTTCGCTACCGTTGATATCCCACCAACACGGCGTACTCAACAGTACCTTGGAAGATCGTCGCTTGATCGACACAGCGGCTTTCATCCTCGCCGTACACGCTGACCTGCCCGCTGAGGATCTGCGACAACAGTTCCTGCAAAGAACCAAGGTGACCTCGCTGGTGGCAACCAGTGAACTGGTGCCGTACCTGTTGGATGGCATGACCCTGCTGCCGTTGCCCGTGGCACCACGCGACCTGCCCTTCCACGCAGGGTTCTGCTACTTCGAGCTTGAACAGCGGGGACCGGCCTGGGAATCCATGAAGGACAGCAACGGCTTCGGCATACAGATTTCCGGCGAGATACCCGGCCTGCAGTTGCAGTTCTGGGCGATCAGGAGTGAGTGA
- the icmH gene encoding type IVB secretion system protein IcmH/DotU, with translation MDNHLYKADDDRNADRGPLPSELQTSTWTRARAREQQTKPHEACYPADPDFALRGGYANQMIDAAMPLFGLVMRLRTLDELPHIAEVHKQVRNEVTNIVEEMRQHAYEPAHLLAYSYALCLYLDEAVMTRPWGTPSCWSHEPLLSIFHHETSGGDKIFTVLSRLMQEPKRYLDAIEFIYMCLCLGLKGKYGIAPKGNEALNSLIKKVYAVIREARGPVPARTHDPLANVAPRHYRMSRQWPWWSPLVISAMAMAAAYGIYSYRLHLITTEVLESLNGILQQ, from the coding sequence ATGGACAACCATCTGTACAAAGCCGATGACGACAGGAACGCTGACAGAGGACCTTTGCCCTCTGAACTGCAAACCAGCACATGGACGAGAGCCCGTGCAAGAGAGCAGCAAACCAAGCCCCATGAGGCCTGCTATCCGGCCGATCCTGATTTCGCGCTTCGGGGTGGCTACGCCAACCAGATGATAGACGCCGCCATGCCATTGTTCGGCCTGGTGATGCGTCTGCGAACCCTTGACGAGCTGCCTCACATCGCAGAGGTGCACAAGCAGGTTCGCAACGAAGTCACCAACATCGTCGAGGAAATGCGCCAGCACGCCTACGAACCTGCCCATTTGCTGGCCTATTCCTACGCGTTGTGCCTGTACCTGGATGAAGCAGTCATGACCCGACCTTGGGGGACGCCCTCCTGCTGGAGCCATGAACCGCTGTTGAGCATCTTCCATCATGAAACCTCGGGCGGCGACAAGATCTTCACCGTGCTGTCGCGGTTGATGCAGGAACCCAAGCGCTACCTGGACGCCATCGAGTTCATCTACATGTGCCTGTGCCTTGGCCTGAAGGGCAAATACGGTATTGCCCCGAAAGGTAACGAAGCACTGAACAGCCTGATCAAGAAGGTATATGCCGTCATCCGAGAAGCGCGGGGCCCTGTGCCGGCGCGAACCCACGACCCCCTCGCCAATGTTGCACCGCGTCATTACCGCATGAGTCGGCAATGGCCTTGGTGGAGCCCCTTGGTCATATCCGCCATGGCCATGGCGGCGGCATACGGTATTTACAGCTACCGCCTCCACCTGATTACCACCGAAGTGCTGGAGTCGCTCAACGGCATCCTGCAGCAATAG